In the genome of Pseudomonas sp. HS6, one region contains:
- the cmoB gene encoding tRNA 5-methoxyuridine(34)/uridine 5-oxyacetic acid(34) synthase CmoB codes for MIDLSPLARRLAGTPLAEWANTLQAQLDKKMEKGHGDLERWQSALDALPKIQPTEIDLLDGLKLDTDCDDETRAQMRTALMGLSPWRKGPFDLFGVHVDTEWRSDWKWSRVAPHLDLKGKRILDVGCGNGYYMWRMLGAGADSVIGVDPNWLFFCQFQAVQRYLSEPNAWHLPFPFEDLPPNLEGFDTVFSMGVFYHRRSPIEHLLALKDCLVKGGELVLETLVVEGDKHQVLVPEDRYAQMRNVWFLPSVPALELWLRRAGFTDVKCVDVSTTTVEEQRGTEWMKYQSLSDFLDPEDHSKTIEGLPAPMRAVIVAKK; via the coding sequence ATGATTGATCTGTCCCCCCTCGCCCGCCGTCTGGCCGGCACACCGCTGGCCGAATGGGCCAACACCCTGCAAGCGCAGCTCGACAAGAAAATGGAAAAGGGTCACGGCGACCTGGAGCGCTGGCAAAGTGCACTGGACGCCTTGCCGAAGATCCAGCCGACTGAAATCGACCTGCTCGACGGCCTGAAGCTGGACACCGATTGCGACGACGAAACTCGCGCACAGATGCGTACAGCCCTGATGGGCCTGTCGCCGTGGCGCAAGGGGCCGTTCGATCTGTTTGGCGTACACGTCGACACCGAATGGCGTTCGGACTGGAAATGGTCGCGGGTCGCCCCGCATCTGGACTTGAAGGGCAAACGCATTCTCGATGTCGGTTGCGGCAATGGCTACTACATGTGGCGCATGCTCGGTGCCGGCGCCGACAGCGTGATCGGCGTCGATCCGAACTGGCTGTTTTTCTGCCAGTTCCAGGCGGTGCAGCGTTATTTGTCAGAACCGAATGCCTGGCATCTGCCGTTCCCCTTTGAGGACCTGCCACCGAATCTCGAAGGCTTCGACACGGTGTTTTCGATGGGCGTGTTCTATCACCGTCGTTCGCCGATCGAGCATTTGCTGGCGCTGAAGGATTGTCTGGTGAAGGGTGGCGAGCTGGTGCTGGAGACGCTGGTGGTCGAAGGCGACAAGCATCAGGTACTGGTGCCGGAAGACCGTTATGCGCAGATGCGTAATGTGTGGTTTTTGCCGTCGGTGCCGGCGCTGGAGTTGTGGCTGCGTCGTGCCGGGTTTACTGACGTGAAATGCGTGGATGTGAGCACCACGACCGTCGAAGAACAGCGCGGCACAGAATGGATGAAGTATCAGTCGCTGAGCGATTTCCTTGATCCGGAAGATCACAGCAAGACGATCGAAGGGCTGCCAGCGCCGATGCGGGCGGTGATTGTCGCGAAGAAGTAA
- a CDS encoding protease inhibitor I42 family protein — protein sequence MSPTRLFVPLSLALLAACATQPKTNVTVEKQSECPVRLTNGQNLIVMLPSNPTTGYRWAIQDSAGGVLHALSPEVYSSPKDSGMVGAGGFSTWRFQAFAPGTGRLRLTSQQPWEPEVEPVETFDCAISVN from the coding sequence ATGTCCCCCACTCGCCTGTTTGTCCCCCTGTCCCTCGCCCTGCTGGCCGCCTGCGCCACGCAACCGAAAACCAACGTGACCGTGGAAAAACAGAGCGAATGCCCGGTGCGGCTGACCAACGGCCAGAATCTGATTGTCATGCTGCCGAGCAACCCAACCACCGGCTACCGTTGGGCCATTCAAGACTCCGCTGGCGGTGTGCTGCATGCGCTGAGCCCCGAGGTCTACAGCAGTCCGAAAGACTCCGGCATGGTCGGCGCGGGCGGTTTTTCCACCTGGCGTTTCCAGGCCTTCGCTCCCGGCACCGGACGCCTGCGCCTGACCTCGCAACAACCTTGGGAGCCAGAAGTCGAGCCGGTGGAAACCTTTGACTGCGCGATCTCGGTGAACTGA
- a CDS encoding lysoplasmalogenase translates to MGWLILALMGAVTFLYGVSTHAALLCLLVKPLPILALLGWLHDAPPSDYRRWISLGLIFSLIGDVLLAWPGDLFVFGLGAFLVAHLAYLKAYLSDCRRLALLPLILALSVGAVLLGILIGSGLGPLTVPVIVYGTAISAMLWRALARLGSGVPQRSALLAAGGAVAFVFSDSVIGINRFVSPFNAAPYIIILSYWLGQWGIAASAFSQSKCPER, encoded by the coding sequence GTGGGCTGGCTGATCCTGGCGCTGATGGGCGCAGTGACCTTTCTCTATGGCGTGAGCACCCACGCGGCGTTGCTCTGCCTGCTGGTCAAACCGCTGCCGATACTGGCGCTACTTGGCTGGTTGCACGATGCCCCGCCCAGCGACTACCGCCGCTGGATCAGCCTCGGTCTGATTTTCTCGTTGATCGGCGATGTGCTGCTGGCGTGGCCGGGGGATCTGTTCGTCTTCGGTCTCGGTGCATTTCTGGTCGCGCACCTGGCGTATCTCAAGGCTTACCTCAGCGATTGCCGGCGCTTGGCCCTGCTGCCGCTGATTCTGGCGCTCAGCGTCGGCGCCGTGCTGTTGGGCATATTGATCGGCAGCGGACTCGGTCCGTTGACCGTGCCGGTAATCGTCTACGGCACAGCCATCAGCGCCATGCTCTGGCGCGCGCTGGCCCGACTCGGCAGCGGTGTACCGCAACGTTCGGCACTGCTGGCGGCGGGCGGCGCGGTGGCGTTCGTGTTTTCTGACAGCGTGATCGGCATCAACCGGTTTGTGTCACCGTTCAATGCGGCGCCCTACATCATCATCCTCAGTTACTGGCTGGGGCAGTGGGGGATTGCAGCGTCGGCGTTTTCACAGAGCAAGTGTCCGGAGCGTTGA
- a CDS encoding glucose/quinate/shikimate family membrane-bound PQQ-dependent dehydrogenase, with protein MSTESASSRGRLLPSLLGILLLLMGLAMLAGGIKLSTLGGSLYYLLAGIGITLTGILLLMRRRAALGLYAIVLFASTVWALWEVGLDWWQLVPRLALWFVLGFVMLLPWFRRPLLLNGPAPMGTGGLTVAVVLAGVTALASLFTHPGETFGELGRDTADTTSTAPAMPDGDWQAYGRSEFGDRYSPLKQITPANVGKLQEAWRIQTGDLPTADDPVELTNENTPLKANGMLYACTAHSKVLALDPDTGKELWRFDPQIKSPVGFKGFAHMTCRGVSYYDEADYAKSATAASAVISEAGKAVAQACPRRLYLPTADARLIALNADTGKICEGFGNKGVVDLTQGIGPFTPGGYYSTSPAAITRDLVIMGGHVTDNESTNEPSGVIRAYDVRDGHLVWNWDSNNPDATEPLAPGQIYSRNSANMWSLASVDEKLNMVYLPLGNQTPDQWGADRTPGAEKFSAGVVALDLSTGKVRWNYQFTHHDLWDMDVGSQPTLLDMKTADGIKPALIAPTKQGSLYVLDRRDGTPIIPIREIPVPQGAVKGDHTAPTQARSDLNLLAPELTEKAMWGASPFDQMLCRIQFKELRYEGQYTPPSEQGSLIYPGNVGVFNWGGVSVDPVRQMLFTSPNYMAFVSKMVPRAEVAAGSKRESETAGVQPNTGAPYAVIMHPFMSPLGVPCQAPAWGYVAGIDLTTGKVVWKRKNGTSRDSSPIPIGFTLGVPSMGGSIVTAGGVGFLSGTLDQYLRAYDVNSGKELWKSRLPAGGQATPMTYTGKDGKQYVLLVVGGHGSLGTKMGDYVIAYKLPE; from the coding sequence ATGAGCACCGAAAGTGCTTCGAGTCGAGGCCGTCTGCTACCGAGCCTGCTCGGCATTCTGCTTCTACTGATGGGCCTGGCCATGCTGGCCGGGGGAATCAAGCTGAGCACGCTCGGCGGCTCGCTGTACTACCTGCTGGCCGGTATCGGCATCACGCTGACCGGCATTCTGCTGCTGATGCGTCGCCGCGCAGCACTGGGCCTGTACGCCATCGTGCTGTTCGCCAGCACCGTCTGGGCGCTGTGGGAAGTCGGTCTGGACTGGTGGCAACTGGTGCCGCGTCTGGCGCTGTGGTTTGTCCTCGGCTTCGTGATGCTGTTGCCGTGGTTCCGTCGTCCGCTGCTGCTCAACGGTCCTGCACCGATGGGCACCGGCGGCCTGACCGTGGCCGTGGTTCTGGCCGGCGTCACCGCTCTGGCCAGCCTGTTCACCCACCCGGGCGAAACCTTCGGCGAACTGGGTCGCGACACCGCCGACACCACCAGCACCGCGCCAGCCATGCCCGATGGCGACTGGCAGGCCTACGGCCGCAGCGAATTCGGTGACCGCTACTCGCCACTGAAGCAGATCACCCCGGCCAACGTCGGCAAGCTGCAAGAAGCCTGGCGCATCCAGACCGGCGATCTGCCGACCGCTGATGACCCGGTCGAGCTGACCAACGAAAACACCCCGCTGAAAGCCAACGGCATGCTCTACGCCTGCACCGCTCACAGCAAAGTGCTGGCGCTGGACCCGGATACCGGCAAAGAACTGTGGCGCTTCGACCCGCAGATCAAGAGCCCGGTCGGCTTCAAGGGCTTCGCCCACATGACCTGCCGTGGCGTGTCGTACTACGACGAAGCCGATTACGCCAAGTCTGCAACCGCCGCCTCCGCTGTCATCTCCGAGGCCGGCAAAGCCGTCGCTCAGGCATGCCCGCGTCGCCTGTACCTGCCGACCGCCGATGCACGCCTGATCGCACTGAACGCCGACACCGGCAAGATCTGCGAAGGCTTCGGCAACAAAGGCGTGGTTGACCTGACCCAGGGCATCGGCCCGTTCACGCCGGGTGGCTACTACTCCACCTCGCCAGCCGCGATTACTCGTGATCTGGTGATCATGGGCGGTCACGTCACCGACAACGAGTCGACCAACGAGCCGTCCGGCGTGATTCGCGCCTACGACGTGCGCGATGGTCATCTGGTATGGAACTGGGACAGCAACAACCCGGACGCCACTGAGCCGTTGGCCCCGGGCCAGATCTACAGCCGCAACTCGGCGAACATGTGGTCGCTGGCCAGTGTTGATGAAAAACTCAACATGGTTTACCTGCCACTGGGCAACCAGACCCCAGACCAGTGGGGCGCCGACCGCACCCCGGGCGCCGAGAAATTCAGCGCCGGCGTAGTAGCCCTGGACCTGAGCACCGGTAAAGTGCGCTGGAACTACCAGTTCACCCACCACGACCTGTGGGACATGGACGTCGGCAGCCAGCCAACCCTGCTGGACATGAAAACCGCCGACGGCATCAAACCTGCGCTGATCGCCCCGACCAAACAGGGCAGCCTGTACGTCCTCGACCGTCGTGACGGCACGCCGATCATCCCGATCCGCGAAATCCCGGTTCCGCAAGGCGCCGTGAAAGGCGATCACACCGCCCCGACCCAGGCCCGTTCGGACCTGAACCTGCTGGCCCCGGAACTGACCGAAAAAGCCATGTGGGGCGCCAGTCCGTTCGACCAGATGCTGTGCCGCATCCAGTTCAAGGAACTGCGCTACGAAGGCCAATACACGCCTCCGTCGGAACAGGGCAGCCTGATCTACCCGGGTAACGTCGGCGTGTTCAACTGGGGCGGTGTGTCTGTCGACCCGGTTCGCCAGATGCTGTTCACCAGCCCGAACTACATGGCCTTCGTCTCGAAAATGGTGCCGCGTGCTGAAGTCGCCGCCGGCAGCAAGCGCGAGAGCGAAACCGCGGGCGTGCAACCGAACACCGGCGCGCCATACGCGGTGATCATGCACCCGTTCATGTCGCCACTCGGCGTACCGTGCCAGGCACCTGCCTGGGGCTACGTCGCCGGTATCGACCTGACCACCGGCAAAGTCGTCTGGAAACGCAAGAACGGCACCAGCCGCGACAGCTCGCCAATCCCGATCGGCTTCACCCTGGGCGTGCCAAGCATGGGTGGCTCGATCGTTACTGCTGGCGGCGTCGGCTTCCTCAGCGGCACCCTCGACCAGTACCTGCGCGCCTACGACGTGAACTCCGGTAAAGAACTGTGGAAATCGCGTCTGCCTGCGGGCGGCCAAGCGACCCCGATGACCTACACCGGCAAGGACGGCAAGCAATACGTCCTGCTCGTGGTGGGTGGTCACGGCTCGCTGGGCACCAAGATGGGTGACTATGTGATTGCTTACAAACTGCCGGAATAA
- a CDS encoding DUF6124 family protein: protein MKKPTPNPPESNDASPYESPDSKKLHEAAERALDHYLKPNATTLRFHKPSTMFQVAPDQDSESLLVHACESLAQASLMTSDIAAHIDLPQRRTILAIQQIIMLAELAVNRVLDNVEVSRYSA, encoded by the coding sequence ATGAAAAAACCGACACCCAATCCCCCCGAATCAAACGACGCATCGCCCTACGAATCGCCGGACTCCAAGAAACTCCACGAAGCCGCCGAGCGCGCGCTCGACCACTACCTGAAACCCAACGCCACCACCCTGCGCTTCCATAAACCCAGCACCATGTTCCAGGTCGCACCCGATCAGGACAGCGAAAGCCTGCTGGTCCACGCCTGCGAATCACTGGCACAGGCCAGCCTCATGACCAGCGACATCGCCGCACACATCGACCTTCCGCAGCGGCGGACGATTCTGGCCATTCAGCAAATCATCATGCTGGCTGAGCTGGCGGTGAATCGGGTGCTGGACAATGTTGAGGTCAGTCGATATTCGGCATAA
- the lon gene encoding endopeptidase La: MSDQQEFPENPDDITETQADPIEHHVPGKGLALPGQNLPDKVYIIPIHNRPFFPAQVLPVIVNEEPWAETLELVSKSEHHSLALFFMDTPQEDPRHFDTKALPQYGTLVKVHHASRENGKLQFVAQGLSRVRIKTWLKHHRPPYLVEVEYPHQPTEPTDEVKAYGMALINAIKELLPLNPLYSEELKNYLNRFSPNDPSPLTDFAAALTSATGPELQEVLDCVPMLKRMEKVLPMLRKEVEVARLQKEISAEVNRKIGEHQREFFLKEQLKVIQQELGLTKDDRSADLEQFEQRLEGKVLPTQVQKRLEEEMNKLSILETGSPEYAVTRNYLDWATSVPWGVYGEDKLDLKHARKVLDKHHAGLDDIKDRILEFLAVGAYKGEISGSIVLLVGPPGVGKTSVGKSIAESLGRPFYRFSLGGMRDEAEIKGHRRTYIGAQPGKLVQALKDVEVMNPVIMLDEIDKMGQSYQGDPASALLETLDPEQNVEFLDHYLDLRMDLSKVLFVCTANTLDSIPGPLLDRMEVIRLSGYITEEKVAIAKRHLWPKLLEKAGVSKGSLSISDTALKALIDGYAREAGVRQLEKQMGKLVRKAVMKLIDDPKAVIKIAPKDLEASLGHPVFRNEQVLSGTGVITGLAWTSMGGATLPIEATRIHTLNRGFKLTGQLGDVMKESAEIAYSYVSSHLKSFGGDPKFFDEAFVHLHVPEGATPKDGPSAGVTMASALLSLARNQPPKKGVAMTGELTLTGHVLPIGGVREKVIAARRQKIFELILPEANRGNFEELPDYLKEGITVHFAKRFADVAKVLF; this comes from the coding sequence ATGAGCGACCAGCAAGAATTCCCCGAGAACCCCGACGACATCACCGAAACCCAGGCCGACCCCATCGAACACCACGTCCCCGGCAAAGGCCTCGCCCTGCCCGGCCAGAACCTGCCGGACAAGGTCTACATCATCCCGATCCACAACCGCCCGTTCTTCCCGGCACAAGTGCTGCCGGTCATCGTCAACGAAGAACCCTGGGCCGAAACCCTCGAACTGGTCAGCAAATCCGAACACCACTCCCTGGCCCTGTTCTTCATGGACACCCCCCAGGAAGACCCGCGCCACTTCGACACCAAGGCATTGCCGCAATACGGCACCCTGGTCAAGGTGCACCACGCCAGCCGCGAAAACGGCAAACTGCAATTCGTCGCCCAGGGCCTGAGCCGCGTCCGCATCAAGACCTGGCTCAAGCACCATCGCCCGCCGTACCTGGTGGAAGTCGAATACCCGCACCAGCCCACCGAGCCGACCGACGAGGTCAAGGCCTACGGCATGGCGCTGATCAACGCGATCAAGGAACTGCTGCCGCTCAACCCGCTGTACAGCGAAGAGCTGAAGAACTACCTCAACCGCTTCAGCCCCAACGATCCGTCACCGCTGACCGACTTCGCCGCCGCCCTGACCTCCGCCACCGGCCCTGAATTGCAGGAAGTGCTCGACTGCGTGCCGATGCTCAAGCGCATGGAAAAAGTCCTGCCGATGCTGCGCAAGGAAGTCGAAGTCGCGCGCCTGCAGAAAGAAATCTCCGCCGAAGTGAACCGCAAGATCGGCGAGCACCAGCGCGAGTTCTTCCTTAAAGAACAACTCAAGGTCATCCAGCAGGAACTCGGCCTGACCAAGGATGACCGCAGCGCCGACCTCGAACAGTTCGAGCAGCGTCTGGAGGGCAAAGTCCTGCCGACGCAGGTGCAGAAGCGCCTCGAAGAAGAAATGAACAAACTGTCGATCCTCGAAACCGGATCGCCGGAATACGCGGTCACCCGCAACTACCTCGACTGGGCGACCTCGGTGCCGTGGGGCGTGTACGGCGAGGACAAGCTCGACCTCAAGCACGCGCGCAAGGTGCTCGACAAACACCACGCCGGCCTCGATGACATCAAGGATCGCATCCTCGAATTCCTCGCGGTCGGTGCCTACAAAGGCGAAATCAGCGGTTCCATCGTGCTGCTGGTGGGCCCGCCGGGCGTGGGCAAGACCAGCGTCGGCAAATCCATCGCCGAATCCCTTGGCCGGCCGTTCTACCGCTTCAGCCTCGGCGGCATGCGCGACGAAGCCGAGATCAAGGGCCACCGCCGCACCTACATCGGCGCGCAACCGGGCAAACTCGTGCAGGCGTTGAAAGACGTCGAAGTAATGAACCCGGTGATCATGCTCGACGAGATCGACAAGATGGGCCAGAGCTACCAGGGTGACCCGGCCTCGGCGCTGCTGGAAACGCTTGATCCGGAACAGAACGTCGAATTCCTCGACCACTATCTGGACCTGCGGATGGACCTGTCGAAAGTCCTGTTCGTCTGCACCGCCAACACCCTGGATTCGATTCCCGGCCCGTTGCTGGACCGGATGGAAGTGATTCGCCTGTCGGGCTACATCACCGAAGAAAAAGTCGCCATCGCCAAGCGTCACCTGTGGCCGAAACTGCTGGAAAAGGCCGGGGTGTCCAAAGGCAGCCTGAGCATCAGCGACACGGCGCTCAAGGCCTTGATCGACGGCTACGCCCGTGAAGCCGGCGTGCGCCAGCTGGAAAAACAGATGGGCAAACTAGTGCGTAAAGCCGTGATGAAGCTGATCGACGATCCTAAAGCCGTGATCAAGATCGCCCCGAAAGACCTCGAAGCGTCACTCGGCCATCCGGTGTTCCGCAACGAGCAAGTGCTGTCCGGCACCGGTGTGATTACCGGTCTGGCCTGGACCAGCATGGGTGGCGCGACCTTGCCAATCGAGGCCACACGGATTCACACCTTGAATCGTGGCTTCAAACTCACCGGGCAACTGGGTGATGTGATGAAGGAGTCGGCGGAGATCGCCTACAGCTACGTCAGTTCGCACCTGAAATCCTTTGGCGGCGATCCGAAATTCTTCGACGAAGCTTTCGTCCACCTGCACGTGCCGGAAGGCGCAACACCGAAGGACGGCCCGAGCGCCGGCGTGACCATGGCCAGTGCCCTGCTCTCCCTCGCCCGTAATCAGCCGCCGAAAAAAGGCGTGGCCATGACCGGCGAACTGACGCTGACCGGGCATGTACTGCCGATTGGCGGGGTGCGCGAGAAGGTGATTGCGGCGCGGCGGCAGAAGATTTTCGAGTTGATTTTGCCGGAGGCGAATCGGGGAAATTTTGAAGAGCTGCCGGATTACCTGAAGGAAGGCATTACCGTGCATTTCGCCAAACGGTTTGCGGATGTGGCGAAAGTGTTGTTCTAA
- a CDS encoding carbohydrate porin codes for MPDFPFSRDSAISTLRLIGGCTALGLATCTQAAPAFDSESPYMLGDWNGTRSELSAKGIDFKLDYTGEMGSNLHGGYDHDRTARYSDQWGLGTHLDLQKLLGWNDAEFQLTVTKRSGNNISNDRINDPRVGGFTSAQEVWGRGQTTRLTQMWYQQKFFDQKLDIKVGRFGEGEDFNSFPCDFQNLAFCGSQVGNWVGGIWYNWPVSQWALRVKYHLTPELYAQVGAYEQNPSNLDRGNGFKLSGSGTQGAILPIELVWTPKLNGLPGEYRAGYYYSNAKATDAYKDSNGQPAALSGEAYRSASSKHGVWLGVQQQITSVASDNSRGLSVFANGTMHDKKTNAVDNYVQAGVVYKGLFDARAKDDIGFALARVHVNPAYRKNAEATNQARAVYDYDDPSFLPPQDTEYSAELYYGVHVTNWLTVRPNLQYIRHPGGVDKVDDALIGGIKIQSSF; via the coding sequence ATGCCCGATTTTCCGTTCTCCCGAGACAGCGCTATCTCAACCCTGCGCCTGATCGGTGGCTGCACCGCCCTTGGCCTCGCCACCTGCACCCAGGCCGCCCCGGCCTTCGACAGTGAATCACCGTATATGCTCGGTGACTGGAACGGCACCCGCAGCGAACTCTCGGCAAAAGGTATCGACTTCAAGCTCGACTACACCGGTGAAATGGGCAGCAACCTGCACGGCGGCTACGACCACGACCGCACTGCACGCTACAGCGATCAATGGGGCCTCGGCACCCATCTGGACCTGCAAAAACTGCTGGGCTGGAACGACGCCGAATTCCAGTTGACCGTGACCAAGCGCAGCGGCAACAACATCAGCAACGACCGCATCAATGACCCGCGCGTCGGTGGGTTCACTTCCGCTCAGGAAGTCTGGGGCCGTGGCCAGACCACCCGCCTGACGCAGATGTGGTACCAGCAGAAATTCTTCGACCAGAAGCTCGACATCAAGGTCGGCCGCTTCGGTGAAGGCGAAGACTTCAACAGCTTCCCGTGCGACTTCCAGAACCTGGCGTTCTGTGGCTCGCAGGTCGGCAACTGGGTCGGCGGCATCTGGTACAACTGGCCGGTCAGCCAATGGGCGCTGCGCGTGAAATATCACCTGACCCCGGAGCTGTACGCGCAGGTCGGCGCCTATGAGCAGAACCCGTCGAACCTCGATCGCGGCAACGGTTTCAAACTCAGCGGCAGCGGCACCCAGGGCGCGATCCTGCCGATCGAACTGGTGTGGACGCCGAAGCTCAACGGCCTGCCGGGCGAGTACCGCGCCGGTTACTACTACAGCAACGCCAAGGCCACCGACGCCTATAAAGACAGCAACGGCCAGCCGGCAGCCCTGAGCGGCGAAGCCTATCGCAGCGCTTCGAGCAAGCACGGCGTGTGGCTCGGCGTGCAGCAGCAGATCACCAGCGTCGCCAGCGACAACTCCCGCGGCTTGAGCGTGTTTGCCAACGGCACGATGCACGACAAGAAGACCAACGCCGTCGACAACTACGTTCAGGCCGGCGTGGTCTACAAAGGCCTGTTCGACGCCCGCGCCAAGGACGACATCGGTTTCGCCCTGGCCCGCGTCCACGTCAACCCGGCCTACCGCAAGAACGCCGAAGCGACCAACCAGGCCCGCGCCGTCTACGACTATGACGATCCGTCCTTCCTGCCGCCGCAGGACACCGAATACAGCGCCGAACTCTATTACGGCGTGCACGTCACTAACTGGCTGACCGTGCGCCCGAACCTGCAATACATCCGCCATCCGGGTGGCGTGGACAAGGTCGATGACGCGCTGATTGGCGGGATCAAGATCCAGTCGTCGTTCTAA
- the cmoA gene encoding carboxy-S-adenosyl-L-methionine synthase CmoA, with the protein MAQVPDFAFNEDVVRVFPDMIKRSVPGYPTIVENLGVLAAQFAQPNSVLYDLGASLGAVTQALRRHVRTDGCRVIAVDNSAAMVERCREYLNGQDSMFQELLPVEVIEGDILALDFKPASVVALNFTLQFIAPDQRTALLSRIRQSLLPGGALILSEKLRFNDAEEHALLTDLHVAFKRANGYSELEIAQKRSAIENVMKPDSLEEHRERLLAAGFSKVVPWFQCLNFASLIALP; encoded by the coding sequence ATGGCCCAGGTGCCTGACTTCGCCTTCAACGAAGACGTGGTGCGGGTGTTCCCGGACATGATCAAGCGCTCGGTGCCGGGTTACCCGACCATCGTCGAGAACCTGGGCGTGCTCGCGGCGCAGTTCGCTCAGCCGAACAGCGTGCTTTACGACCTCGGTGCTTCGCTGGGTGCCGTGACTCAGGCTCTGCGCCGCCACGTACGTACCGACGGTTGCCGGGTGATCGCGGTGGATAACTCGGCAGCGATGGTCGAGCGCTGCCGTGAATACCTTAACGGTCAGGACTCGATGTTCCAGGAGTTGCTGCCGGTCGAAGTGATCGAAGGCGACATCCTCGCCCTCGATTTCAAACCGGCCTCGGTGGTGGCGCTGAACTTCACCCTGCAATTCATCGCCCCGGATCAGCGCACGGCGTTGCTGTCGCGCATTCGTCAATCGTTGCTGCCGGGTGGCGCGCTGATTCTGTCGGAGAAGCTGCGCTTCAATGACGCCGAAGAACACGCGTTACTCACCGATCTGCACGTCGCGTTCAAACGCGCCAACGGCTACAGCGAACTGGAAATCGCCCAGAAGCGCAGCGCCATCGAAAACGTCATGAAGCCCGACAGCCTCGAAGAACACCGCGAGCGCCTGTTGGCCGCCGGGTTCTCGAAAGTCGTGCCGTGGTTCCAGTGTCTTAACTTTGCCTCGTTGATTGCCTTGCCATGA